The Planctomycetota bacterium genome contains the following window.
CATCAGCAGCACGAACACGAGAATAAACGACAGGCCAAGATCTTTATACATATCCGTATCACTTCCGAATGTAAAGAGGGGCAGCCGCAGCGTAATCACCAGCGACGCGACCGCCGTCGACACTAGAACGAAGTAAAACGGCCGCCGCACCGTCTCCCGAAACGTGTTCAGAACGATACCCGTTAGCCGCATCGCGACCCGCCCGAAAGCCCCCCGAATGCCACGTCGAACCCGGAAAACTCGCCCGTCGGTTCCTCCTCGGCTACCGAACGGCTATGAATGTGAGCGGCCATGATCCGATCAACCCCATCCAGAAGCCGCCCCACGTCGGCTTGCTCGCCTTCGACGACCAACTCCACGCGGCCATCCCGGAGATTCCGCACAAACCCCGTCACCGCCTGGCCACGCGCAAGACGCACCACCGTGTACCGAAAACCCACGCCCTGCACCTGCCCGCCATAATAGACGTGTGTGCGAGTCTTCATGCGACGGCCGCCGTGACGGGACGTGTTCCACGTGGAACACCCGCCCGCTGAATTATAACCGCCGCGCCGGCGACCCGCAAAGAGTTTTCTGTTGCCTCTAGCCCGTTACCGCTTACAATGCAACCCTGAGGGAAAAGGCCGTGCCCAGCATCCTTGCAGTGGCAAATCAGAAAGGCGGCGTC
Protein-coding sequences here:
- a CDS encoding acylphosphatase — protein: MKTRTHVYYGGQVQGVGFRYTVVRLARGQAVTGFVRNLRDGRVELVVEGEQADVGRLLDGVDRIMAAHIHSRSVAEEEPTGEFSGFDVAFGGLSGGSRCG
- a CDS encoding ABC transporter permease → MRLTGIVLNTFRETVRRPFYFVLVSTAVASLVITLRLPLFTFGSDTDMYKDLGLSFILVFVLLM